The following are from one region of the Quercus robur chromosome 1, dhQueRobu3.1, whole genome shotgun sequence genome:
- the LOC126689232 gene encoding farnesol kinase, chloroplastic has translation MAATTVFIFSPLNSSSTFDLLAPKIKSQFGLGRNSNTPSLLSAATLSLSPSRNSPRHTININSISSVCGFGFGFGLRLGAISSGRILNRDLKPLAAIMIPENPVVADICAASLTGCIALSLLRFWGEIANRGIFDKKLNRKLVHISVGLVFMLCWPMFSSGYRGSILAGLVPGINIVRMLLLGLGIMKDEAIVKSMSRNGDHRELLRGPLYYATTISLACIIYWRTSPIGIAAICNLCAGDGFADIIGRRFGSHKIPYNRHKSLIGSIAMVFAGFLASIGYMYYFSSFGFLQERWEMVLGFLVVSLASALVETLPISTELDDNLTVPLTSILVGILVF, from the exons atggCAGCAACAACTGTCTTTATCTTCTCCCCACTAAACTCTTCCTCCACGTTTGACTTACTTGCCCCCAAAATCAAATCTCAATTCGGGTTGGGACGGAATTCCAACACTCCCTCGTTACTCTCAGCTGccacactctcactctcaccttcACGCAACAGCCCACGTCAtactattaatattaatagtaTCAGCTCTGtttgtggttttggttttggttttggtttgagaCTGGGAGCTATCAGTTCTGGGCGAATACTTAATCGCGATCTGAAGCCACTGGCTGCCATCATGATACCGGAAAACCCGGTTGTCGCCGATATCTGTGCCGCCAGCTTGACCGGTTGCATCGCCCTCTCCTTGCTTCGATTCTGGGGCGAAATCGCCAATCGTGGAATCTTTGACAAG AAATTGAATAGGAAGCTTGTGCATATAAGCGTTGGGCTAGTTTTCATGCTTTGCTGGCCAATGTTCAG TTCTGGGTATCGGGGTTCCATTTTAGCAGGTCTTGTTCCAGGTATCAATATCGTTCGGATGCTTCTCTTGGGACTTGGAATAATGAAAGATGAGGCTATAGTGAAGTCGATGAGCAGAAATGGAGACCACAG GGAACTCCTTAGAGGACCACTCTACTATGCTACAACGATCTCTTTGGCTTGCATCATCTATTGGAGAACTTCCCCTATTGGGATTGCAGCAATTTGTAACCTCTGTGCTGGggatg GTTTTGCAGACATAATTGGAAGGAGGTTTGGTAGTCATAAAATTCCTTACAACAGACACAAGTCTCTCATTGGTAGTATTGCAATGGTATTTGCTGGCTTTTTAGCATCTATAGG GTATATGTACTATTTCTCTTCATTTGGATTTCTTCAGGAAAGATGGGAAatggttttggggtttttggttgtgtctCTTGCCTCAGCATTGGTGGAAACACTCCCCATAAGCACTGAGCTTGATGACAACCTCACGGTTCCCTTGACTTCCATATTGGTGGGCATTCTTGTTTTCTGA